The genomic window ACCGACGTGTTCTACTATTCCCCGACCTAGGGGCAACCGACTATTGGAATAGTAAAATGGAGATGATCCGGAGCCTGGGAATAGAAGTTTCTCTCTTCGATTTTATGGAAAGAAATGCGACAAAAGAAGAACGGGATGCAGGTTATGACATCGCCGATTTTCTGCTGAGAGAAGAGACAAAGGAGGCTATTTTCAATCGTCTTATCACGTTAAATCCGACCTTGAAAACGCTGTAGATACTAATTGAAAAGTGCACCGTATTTTAATTGAAAAGAGCTCCATCCATACTTGTTACAAAATTACATATAAGTTTAAAATCTTCATTTATCTTGTCTCATTTTTTGTGTTTCTTTGAGCCTATAAGAGAGTCCGGTCATATTTACCAGATAGGCTTTATGTGTAAGCCTGTCGACCATTGCCGCTACAAGCACCTTGTCCTTTATGATTTCATTCCATCTGTTAAAAGCCAAATTAGTAGTAATGATTGTAGCTTTTTTCCCGGCCCTTAAGGACAAGTGGTTAAAAAGCAGTTCTCCTCCTTCCTTGTCACAACTGACATATCCGAATTCATCACAGATAACCAGATCGTATTTTTCAAACCGTAATTGCAACGCCCGCAGTGTCTTTGCGGATTTGGCTTCCCTTATCTGGGTAAGCAAGACAGGGACTGAAGTAAACAATACGGTAAAATCCTGCTGGCAGGCCTTTATTCCTAAAGCCGTAGCAATATGAGTCTTTCCCGTCCCCGGATTTCCATACAGGACTATGTTTCTTCCCTCCCTGATGAAGTCCAGTGTTTCCAATTCAGGCAATATTATCTGTGCCTCTTTGGGCATGTCTTCCATGACAAGTTCATGCAGATACTTCATTTGTGGGAATCCCGCAGATTTTATCCTTGATTTTCTTCTACATTCCCTTCTTCTGACACTTTCCTTTCCAAGCAATTCGGTCAAGAAATGCAAATGGCTCCAGTTTTCTCCGGCTGCCAATGAAAGGGTGTATTCCAGTTCCTCTTTGAAGGCCAGCAGCTTCAGTTCTGTCGCATAGTCATAAATGGTTTCTTTTTCTGATTTCATATATTATAAACTTAAATGGTTGGTATTATATCATGCGCTTCATTGTATCCTGTCATGAGTGCCGTAATGCCTTCAAGCATATCCACGGCTTCTCTTTCTATATTCTCTTGTTGTGCCGGAAGAACAGGCGACTCCATGGATTCTTCCATCTCTTCCTGTGCGTTGCCATGCAACATGGCCTTTACCTGTTCCGGAGATATCTTTCTGACACCACGTCCGGTCAGTTCCCTGCATGCCCTGATGATGTCTGTCCCGGAAAAACCATTTTCCCATGCATAGTCCAGCAGCAGGACGAATGCCCTGTTGTCATTCTTGAAATAGCTGTCATACAGTCTTTTCAGTTCTTCCGGTGCTCTTTGCCAGACCACAGAATGAGGTAATGCACCCGGTTTACGGGAAAGTGTACGCAAGTAGTGCTCCAGCTTGATGCACCAGTCGCCACCACAATAACTGCGTTGGTGCGAGGCCACTTTCTCCTTCCCGTACAGGATGACGATTTTTTCACTGTAGACCTTGACATGTACTTTTTCTCCTACAAGGGAATCAGGTACGGAATAATGAACATTTTTCATGCTGACAGTCGACCACTTGTCCACGATGTACTCATTGACCTCAAAACAGCCAAGGTTGCCGGGAAAAGGCTTCAGCGATGACAAATCAGCCTCCAGACGCGATGATTTCTCCGCTGTTGAAAGACTGCCCTGCTCGTTGTTGACCTGCGTACACATTCGGTTCAAATGCTCCTGGGCGGAACGTATGTCATTGAAATGGTCAGTCAGGCAGAAAGCTTTCCTCCTGACATATTCCACGCTGCGTTCCACATGCCCTTTCTCCCATCCGGCCCGTACATTACAGAAACGGTACTCAAAACAATAGAAACCGGACATCTTCATCAGGGCTTCCGTAGGCTTCTTGTCACCACCGACAAAGCTCTTGACGGCTACACGCATATTGTCATAGACCATCATGGCGGGGACACCATGTATATCCCTGAAGAAGTTGCGGTGGGATTCCATGAAGGCAAGCGTATTCTGATGCCTGAAAAGGTAGGCGTATCTGCCATTGCTATGCCCGAAAGTGAATACGGCCAGATAAAACTTGGTCTTGACACCGTCAATAAAAAGAAGGACTTCACCCCAGTCAAACTCAACAATGCATCCCGGCTCATAGAACAACCGGATAAAGGCTTCGCTCTTTTTCTTCTCTTTGTATGACTCTATATTTTTTATATAACTGCACACTGTGGCATAACTGATGGTATATCCTTTGGATAACAGAAACTGGTGGATATCCTTCTTCAGCATGCGCTGCTTGCGAAGCCCCGTAGCTACCTTAACGGCATTCTTCTTCAGGCAAAACCCGATCTCGTCCTTAATCTCTTGTGTAAGGCGGCGAGGGCGGCGTTTGGAACTGTCATACTTGGGCTGGACGGTAAGCAAATCACTCAAAGCCTCTTCCGGATTATCAGTACGGATGGCTGATTCGTATTCTGAAAGAATATTGTCAACGGTATGACGGCTGACATGAAGTTCACGAGAGATACGCCGTTTGCTATAACCGCATACTCTATACATGTGTATTATTGATTGTCTTTCTACCATAGTCTTCATTTTACCTTTGTATTTGGATGATACAAAGGTCATTATACTTATCCTATGGCGGCGCACTTTTCAATTGGAATATTGGTGCACTTTTCAATTAGTATCTACAGAAACAGGCAGAAAATCCATTTTTAGCCAAACAACCATCAAAAAAGAAGATAGATGGCTGCATAGGTGGCACAAAAGCTGAAAAATAAAAATAGATTGGGAACCCAAAGAAAAAGGATTCACAATCTATTTTTTGTGTATTAGGGAGAGACTTATTACAAGTGGGGAACTTTTTCAGTGCCCTCGGATTTTCCTCTCCTTTTTCTTTTCTATGCTTATACCTTTAAAAGGTCGCAAACAATATAATATATTACTAAACTTCCAAGGAAAGATATGGATAAAAAGCAGATTGTGCTAGAAATACAGAATATTTTATAAAGCGAATTCTGGCGTTGGTCGAAGCTCCAGCGTGTAACTGTATAATGTGCTCAGCAGAAGTCCTATATAATTAGCAATATAAGACAGATACACCACTGATATTCTTTAAAACCCAAGGATAAATATGACTAAATCTATATTTTAATTATTGATGCGAAATTCCTAGAGACCCCTTAAAATAGGAATATGTTGTAATGACTAAGGAAATTCAATCGTATAAAATAATATTGTTACTTCTTATTTTCTATTTACAGACTGGATAAATAGCTCTCAAATTCTTTCAAATCAACCGACTTTGCAGAAAAAACTTTGATATTATACTCGTCATCTATATTTAATTTTCTAAGACAGTTTTTCCATTTACTATCGCAAAGTAGTATATCACAATATGGTATAGCCGATGATATCCTCCTTATATCAAAAAGGTCATTCTTAAAAGTTATATTGTTTTTTACTTCTTTCTCTGAAACGAAGATATATGGTTCTAACAGATTTTGAATTCTCAATGTAGGACAGCAACGAAAGTCACCGTATTGAATATTATTTAATAAGGTTTGAAAATCAAATTTAGTAAAATCAAACTGCTCCACCAAAATTCGGCAAATTTCAGCGTAGATATCATTTGATTGATTACCAGTAATATACGATTCAATCGAGTTAAAAAACATTCTTTTCCTATTATCATACAATATTTTTACAAAACATGTAATTTGCTTATCAGACATTTCAATGGGAAAAGAAGGAATATCTTTAGAATCGAATTCATATTGAATAACTTTTTTCAAGCTAGAATTAAATTCATTCGAAGTAAAATTATGATTAACATATAAGAATGGGTTGGATTCAATATCTTTAATATCTTTTGCTATTTGCTGACAAATAATGGTTCTAATATCATTCAGATAACAATTATCTAATAACTTTGAAATGATAGCATAGTTATCAATCACACCCATACAATGCCTTTGCGATGTTTCGAAAATTGTTTCTGGAGAAGTGCAACAGCATATTTTATTCTGACTTTTTAGATCAAATAGAATATTACGAATTTGATACCATAAATTATTGGTGGGTTCAGACATTCCACTAATAGCAAATTGGTCAAAATAAATAGTTGTCATATTATAACTCTGTTTAATGTTTCTACAAAAATAAGCATAGTTTGCGACTTTGCATCTTTTTAGTCTATATAATTGAACTAATTCGCAAATCTTATTGCAAATAGTCCTATTGAAATGATGAAAAATAGATAGGCTTTCTTATCTTTGCATGGAATGAAAGAAAATCCTTATGGAAAAAGAAAAAGACATAAACCGCATCAAGGTTGTGCTTGTGGAGAAGAAGCGGACCAACAAATGGTTGGCCGAACAATTGGGCAAGGACCCTGCCACGGTATCAAAGTGGTGTACAAACACATCACAACCCGGACTAGAAACACTGTTGGAGATAGCACGTGTTCTGGATGTAGATATTAAAGAACTGCTGAACTCTACACGTGACGATGTTCAGTTAGTCAGAATTCAAAAACAGTAAAGCCAAGTAATGTTATGAACAGTAATGATAGAGCCAATCTTATAAAACGTGTCAACACTTTAGAAGGACTGACCGATAAGGAACGTAGTGCCCTGTTAGGTTTGCTGCGAGAGAATAAAACTTATGGTTTGGTATGGGAAGATAAGCCCGAAGTCGTAGAAGAACGTCTTCGTGATGAACTGCCTATCTTGACAGAGGTGCCGGAACGTACCATTATCAGTGAAGATAAAGATGCACCAAACCATATTCTGATTGAAGGAGATAATCTGGAAGCCCTTGCTACCTTAGCTTATACGCATGAGGGTAAAATTGATATAATCTATATAGATCCCCCATATAATACAGGTAATAATGATTTTATATATAATGATAGCTATGTAGACAAAGAAGATTCTTATCGCCATTCTAAATGGTTGTCATTTATGAGTCGTCGTCTGAGAATAGCAAAAAAATTACTATCTGATTATGGAGTAATATTCATTTCGATTGATGATAATGAACAAGCAGATTTAAAAATATTATGTGATAGTATATTTATGCCATCAAATTTTTGTGGACAATTTATATGGAGAAAGAAAAGTGGAGGTGGACAAACGGACAGATACTTTGTAACAGAACATGAATACATATTAGTTTATCAAGCAACCAATAAATTTTGTTGGAAAGATATTCAAATTGAGAAATCCAGAAAAAATTACAAATACCAAGATGAAAAAGGATCTTATAATCTCATTAAATTAGAAAAATGGGGTAGTTCAGCTCATAAAGAAGATAGACCTTCCATGTATTTTCCTATTAAGAATCCCGACGGTGAAGATTTTTATCCAGTGGCTCCTGATGGAAAAGCTGGAAGATGGAGAGTCGGGGTAAAGAAAATGCAAACTTTAATAAAAGACAATTTAATAGAATGGAAAAATGGGATACCGTATGAAAAAGACTATTATAGTGAAACCGAAGTCAAAACAAAGACTCAAAAAAGTAGAAGTATCTTATATAATGTTGGAGAAACTGGAGATGGCAGTAATTTATTGACCAATATTTTTAGAGAAAAGGATGTTTTTCAAAACCCAAAACCATTAAGTTTAATAAAAGAACTTATATCACATAATAGCGCAAATTATATTCTTGATTTCTTTTCTGGAAGTGGTACTACACTTCATGCGACTATGCAACTTAATGCAGAAGATGGAGGAAATCGTCAATGCATCCTCATAACAAATAATGAAAACAATATTTGTGAAAATATCACTTATAAAAGAAATCAGTTAGTAATTAATGGATATACAGATCTCAACAACGAAGAAGTTCCGGGATTAACGAAAAACAATCTCCGCTACTACCGTACCGGATTTGTTGGTCGCAGTCGCTCGATGCAAAATATGAGGAAACTTGTTAATCTTGCTACAGATATGCTTTGTATCAAGGAAAACCTCTATACGGAGCAAAATACCTTTGGAGGTCAGAAGACTTATAAAAATGTTTTCCGCTATTTCGATGACGGGAAAAAGCAAATGCTTATTATTTATCGTGAAGAAGCCATCGATGAGTTGGTTGATATAATCTATGATATGAACATACCTCAACCAATAAAAGTTTATGTGTTCTCACCCAGTGAAGACCCTTGGGAAGGTTCGTTTGATGATGTCAGTGACAAGGTGGAACTATGTGCTCTGCCACAAGCCATCTACAATACTTACCGAAGAATCTTGCCAAAGAAAAAGGATGCAGTAGTCATGCCGGAAGAAGATGCGCTGGCAAGCACTCAAGAAGATAAAGACCTGTTTGATGGAATGTTGAACTTTGAATACGATGAGGAAGCATAAACATATATCAGATAGAAACATGATATGTGGTTTAAGTTATTCGAAATTTTCGAATAATTGCTTCTGGAAAAAGGTAATTCCATAATAAACACTTAAAATAAAAAAGGAATAATGAAAAATATACCATACCAGCAGAACGCTATCAATGAACTGACAGATAAAACGATCCGTCTGTTAAACCTCGGTGGAAAACGACACAAAATTGTGTTTGAAGCGCCAACAGGTGCGGGAAAAACGGTCATGACCTGTCAGGCTTTGGCAAATATAACCGACGAATTGAAAGAACGTGGTGACAGCCGTTATCAGGAAGTTGCCTATATTTGGTTTGCACCTCGTAAACTTCACCTGCAAAGTTATGCCAGCTTAAAGAATGCCTTTGGCGAAACACGGAAACTTCGGCCTGTAATGTTTGACGAGATTGACCAGAGTGAAGGCATACAACCTGGAGAAATATTGTTTGTCAACTGGGAAAGTGTGAACAAAGAAAGTAATGTCATGGTACGCGAAAACGAAAGCTTTGCTTCTTTGTATGAAATTGCACGACGGACACAAGAAGAATACGATTTGCCCATTGTTGCCATCATAGACGAGGAACACATGTTTTGGTCAAAAACTGCCGATAAATCGGCAGCAGTGCTGGAACGTATCAATCCGGCTGTAGAACTGCGTATTTCGGCCACTCCCAAGACACTTCATCCTGATGAAAAAGTAAAAGTTTACCGACAGGATGTTATTGCGGCTGAAATGATTAAGAAAGAAGTCGTGCTGAATCCTGATATAGAACTGGATTTCAGTGAAGAACGCACACTGAACGAAAATCTGATTAAGGCGGCATTGGCAAAACGTAATCAGTTGGCTGAGCTTTATCAGGAATTGGGCGTCAAAATCAATCCCCTATTACTTATCCAGCTGCCCAACGATGTGAAGGAAACCATGACTTCGGAAGATCAAGCTATCGCAGAACAGGTGAAAACCTATTTGGAAGCTATATGCGGGATAACCGCCGAAAATGGATTATTGGCCGTATGGCTCGCCAACGAAAAAGAGAATCTCGCCGGACTGGAACGTCCCGATAATATGACGCAAGTATTGCTATTCAAAGAAGCAATTGCTTTGGGTTGGGACTGCCCTCGTGCAGCTGTACTGCTAATCTTCAGAAAATTGCAAAGCGACCAGTTTACGATACAAACTGTAGGACGTATTCTGAGAATGCCGGAACAGAAACATTATCCGAAAGAACAGCTTAATATCGGTTATGTTTATACCGACATTGCAAAAGATAAAATTCAGATTGTCACAGCCGATTCCGACTATATCTTGAAAAATACGATTAGGGCATGCAGACGTGAAAATCTTGAGAATGTATCTCTACCGGCTTACTATTCAGAACGCCCTAATGTGGAAAGAAATTATTTAGGACCCGACTTCAAAAAAACATTGTATGAAGTGGCTGATGAATTCTGGAAACTGGAAAGAGGTGCCGGATTGTTTTCTATCGCTGAATTGGCCGCTTTAAGAAATGATAATGATGAATTTACTCCGTTGCCAGAAAGTGATGACGATTTAGTAAATGAAAACAGAAGACGGGTAAAGAATTCAATTCGTTTGGATGTCAAGACAATCAATGTGGAGATTCCGAAAGATGTACACTTCCAGAATGAAGAACAGATATTGAAAGTAGATCAAGTGCGCTTTGCCCGTAAAGCATCTGAAATAGACCGTGTATTTATGGCATATATAAGCGGTAAGGGACATCAATTTGAGAGTAAAGGTAGAGCCGATAAAATAGCCAACTATCTGCTTGAAATGCTCGCCGACTATTTTGGAATTTTCGATACAGATGCCAAGAAGGTCGTTCTTTATTATGATAACAGACCCAAATTTGACCGTTTACTGGACACTGCCTTAGAAACATATGCCCGTAAAAGAGAGCGAGCAAAGAAAAGATCTGCGGCAGCCAGAGAATTAAAACAATACAACTGGGAAATTCCGGAAGAAAGAGTATATGACAGCGAGACTAACCATATCGAAACAGCAAATAATCATGCTTTGCTGCCATTCGTACAACTTAACGAAGCTTCTAATCCGGAGAAGGAATTTGTGAAATATTTGGAAGAACATTCACAATGGATTGACTGGTGGTATAAGAATGGGGACAAAGGAAAACAACATTATGCCATTGCATACGGAAAATCTTTATTTTATATTGATTTCGTTATCCGTATGAAGAATGGACATGTATATCTTTTCGATACGAAAAGTGCCGGAAGTGATGTAACTGCTCCGGAGAAACATAATGCCTTGTTGCAATATATCCAGGAATATTCAACTAAAGATACACCTCTTTATGGAGGAGTTATCATTCAAGATGGAAGTAACTGGCTATATTCCAAACTACCTATTGAGAATACTACTGATTTGTTAAACTGGGATGCTTTTTATCCTGAAAACGCATAAAGATTATGGCTAAAGGTATAGATCCGAAATTTGTTCACTACGGCATCCGCAAAGATGATTTAGCTATGATAGAAGCAATCTGTGAAGCGGAAGGTGTAGATTTTGACTGGTTAAGTGAAGATATTCTGAAGGCCTATCATGCCAAGAAGGTTGACGTGATAGAAATGAGTGATAATGAAACGGAAGACATCATCCGTAATGCAATCCAAAAAATACGTCAATAAATACGATTATGCTGATACAGAGAATTAAAATAAGCAATTATAAGACTTACTTGTCACTTGATCTGGATTTGACAGTCGATGACGATCGCCCTATTATTCTGATTGGCGGTGCAAATGGTGGCGGTAAGACTACTTTATTCGAGGCCATAAGCGGAGCTCTTTATGGTCTGAAAATTGAAAACAAAGAGCATTTCATGGAATTGCTCAATCAGGGAGCCTTAAACACAGCCAAACCTGAGATTTCCTTACAGATAACATTTGTAGGGAAAGTACTCGGTCAGCAACAGAAGTACATATTAAAGCGTGTTTATCAGTTAAATCCGCAAGGAAAGCCATTGGAAAGCGTATCGCTGAACATGAACGGTAACATGTATGTTTACGGTACAATGACTACTCCCAAAGACCGGGTAAAAGCAGAACAGGAAATCAATAAAATCATCAAAGCCAATCTGCCTCAGGAACTGAGCCAGTATTTCCTGTTTGATGCAATGCAATCGAGTGAACTGCTGAAGAAAAATGTATTTGCCCAAACCATTCGTGATAATTTTGAGAATGTATTGGGCTTCAAAAAATACCTTCAGTTAAAGCGTGCTGCTGAAAAGCTACAACAGGAATGGGCTCAACAACGTCTTGAAGCAGAAAAAGAAGCCCAGGAATATAATGAACTATGCGCACAAAAAGACAAGCTGACCGCAGACTTAAATACGTGTATAGCGGAACAAGATGCAAAATATAAGTATCTTGCGTCGGTAGAAGTGGAATATAAACGAGCAAAAGACGGTGCCCAGGAAGCTTCTGCCCTCAATAAGAAGATACAGGAGCTTGCCAGTAAAATTGACGATATTGTAAAGCGTGCAGCAACTTATGCTGAGGACTTGAAAGCATTTGTTGACAATATAGAAATTGATTTATTCTTACCTAAATTAGCTGCAAACCTGGCACAAGAAATCAATAAATCTCTGGAATAACCTCGAAAAACGGGAGAAATGGCGCTAAACGACTTAATATCAGAGTTGTTACGGTGTCAAATAATGACAAGCCGAAGAATCGGAAAACGCAAAGAAAAGCGGATTTAAGAAGAAGAATGGTTTGCAAATCATTACCCGTGAAAGAGTAAGATTTAACATATGAGAGATGCTATTGCACCGTTTGTCACCGATTTGCGTATCAAGGTCTAACTCGTTGATATTTAACTTTGCAAACAAAAAAACGAGTATGGCAAGAAGTACATTCAAAGTGCTGTTCTACGTGAACGGCAGCAAGGAGAAAGACGGTATTGTCCCCATCATGGGACGAGTGACAATCAACGGTACTGTGGCGCAGTTCAGTTGCAAGCAGACCATCCCGAAAACCCTTTGGGATGCGAAAGGCAACCGAGCCAAAGGCAAGAGTGCCGAAGCACGGAACATCAATCTGGCATTGGACAACATCAAGGCGCAAATCATCAAGCACTATCAGCGCATATCCGACCGAGAGGCATACGTAACGGCTGAAATGGTGCGCAATGCCTACCAAGGGGTAGGAAGCGAGTATGAGACACTGATAAAGGCTTTTGACAAGGATTGCGCCAACTTCCTGAAACGTGTCGGCAAAGACCGCAGCATCGGCACATACAAGGTAATGGTAAGGGCAAGGAACTATGTCGCAGCCTTTATCAAGTCATTCTACAGACGGACGGACATGTCCATGCTGGAACTTACGCCCGACTTCATCAAGGAGTTTGCGGCTTATCTTACGGCTGAACGGGGACTGAAAAACGCCACCATCTGGCTGAACTGCATGTGGCTGAAAGGCGTGGTCATGCGTGCGCACTATAACGGACTGATACCGAGAAATCCGTTTGCGCAGTTCCATATCAGCCCGAATGTTAAGGAACGGGAATATCTGACAGAGGACGAAATCAAAAGAATCATGGCGCACGAGTTTGACAACCCCACCCTCGCATTGGTGCGAGACCTGTTCATTTTCGCCTGCTTCACCGCCTTGTCTTTCGTGGATATGAAAGAACTCACAACGGACGAAATAGTGGAGGTGAACGGCGAGAAATGGATATTGTCGAAACGGCACAAGACAAATGTCCCGTTCCAAGTGAAGCTGCTTGATATTCCCTTGCAGATAATCGAACGGTACAAGTATCTGTCGGAAGACAAGCTGGTTTTCGGGAAAATCAACTATTGGACGATGTGCAAACAACTGAAAAAGGTAATGGCGGAATGCGGAATAGAGAAGCAAATCTCCTACCATTGCGCACGTCATACGTTTGGAACACTGGCTCTTAGCAAGGGGATGCCCATTGAAAGCGTGAGCCGTGTTCTGGGACACACGAACATTGTCACGACTCAAATCTATGCGAAGATAACCACACAGAAACTTGACAATGACCTGACGATGTTCGGCAACAAGCTGAACGCATCGTTCGGAAGTGTAACCCCATAACCAAGCATAGCCATGAAACGAAGCATCATCACAACGGACGGCAACGGCAACATCACCTTGCCGACCGACATTAGCGCAACCGCCATGAGCGAATGGGAACTTTGCGACCTGTTCGGAGTAACCGCCCCGACATTCCGTGCAGGGCTGAAGGCTCTTTGCAAGAGCGGAATTTTAAGGGAATACGGGATAAGGCGAAGCATACGGGTATCCGATAATTGCTGTATGGAGGTTTACAACCTTGAAGCGATAGTTACCCTCGCTTTCCATATCGGCACATTCGGAGCGGAACGGGTACGCAATGCTGTTCTTGAAAGACTGTACCTGCGAAAAGAGAAAACAAGCATCTTTTTCTCGCTGAATACCAACGGTATATCCAAATCCGAATACTTCTCGTAGCTGAATGCCTGACATTATTCACTCGGTAAGTCAGTAATTCATTAAGTCAGTACGACAGAACGACAGACGCTCTGATTTTTTCTCCCGAAAAGCGTAATCCGACATTTGCTTTTCGGGAGTTTTTCCGTTTGCACAACCCGTTTCCTGCCCCAAGCCATTGAAAGTTTTTGTTTCGGGGGCTATTTGTCACCATTCTGCCGTGTTTTGCATAACAACCTATCCGATAATTGATTATATTTTTGCAGCTGGTAATTTTCAAACTTAAAACCATTTGATTATGTCAGCTATCGAACAACAGGACAGCCACAGACCGCCATCGGATGGCGGCATGGCAAAGGAAGAATTTATCCGTGTCGGGACAACGCTCTACAAGATTGTGGAGCAACCGAGACTGAACGGAGGGTATGTGAAGAAACGCATCGCATGGAACAACGAGACCCTGCGACAGGATTACGGCAAGGATTACATCGGCAGCGTTCCCAAGTATGACGGCTTCTGCACCGTACCCGAACACATCGGCTACCGTTCCGTGGTCGGCAAGTTCCTTAACCTCTACGAACCGATAGACCACCGACCGCAGGAGGGCGATTTATCGCATATCCAATCTTTGGTACGGCACATCTTCGGGGAACAATACGAGTTGGGGATGGACTATCTGCAACTGCTCTACCTGCAACCGATTCAGAAGTTGCCTATCTTGCTGTTGGTGTCGGAAGAACGCAACACGGGCAAAAGCACCTTCCTGAACTTTCTGAAAGCCCTTTTCCAGAACAACGTGACTTTCAACACCAACGAGGATTTCCGCAGCCAGTTCAATTCCGATTGGGCCGGTAAGCTCCTTATCGTGGTGGATGAGGTGTTGCTCAACCGCAGGGAGGACAGCGAACGGTTGAAGAACCTCAGCACCACACTTTCCTACAAGGTAGAAGCCAAAGGCAAAGACCGTGACGAGATTGCGTTCTTCGCCAAATTCGTGCTGTGCTCCAACAACGAGCATCTGCCCGTAATCATAGACGCAGGGGAAACACGCTATTGGGTACGCAAGATAGACCGCTTGCG from Parabacteroides distasonis ATCC 8503 includes these protein-coding regions:
- a CDS encoding site-specific integrase, yielding MARSTFKVLFYVNGSKEKDGIVPIMGRVTINGTVAQFSCKQTIPKTLWDAKGNRAKGKSAEARNINLALDNIKAQIIKHYQRISDREAYVTAEMVRNAYQGVGSEYETLIKAFDKDCANFLKRVGKDRSIGTYKVMVRARNYVAAFIKSFYRRTDMSMLELTPDFIKEFAAYLTAERGLKNATIWLNCMWLKGVVMRAHYNGLIPRNPFAQFHISPNVKEREYLTEDEIKRIMAHEFDNPTLALVRDLFIFACFTALSFVDMKELTTDEIVEVNGEKWILSKRHKTNVPFQVKLLDIPLQIIERYKYLSEDKLVFGKINYWTMCKQLKKVMAECGIEKQISYHCARHTFGTLALSKGMPIESVSRVLGHTNIVTTQIYAKITTQKLDNDLTMFGNKLNASFGSVTP
- a CDS encoding primase-helicase family protein; this encodes MSAIEQQDSHRPPSDGGMAKEEFIRVGTTLYKIVEQPRLNGGYVKKRIAWNNETLRQDYGKDYIGSVPKYDGFCTVPEHIGYRSVVGKFLNLYEPIDHRPQEGDLSHIQSLVRHIFGEQYELGMDYLQLLYLQPIQKLPILLLVSEERNTGKSTFLNFLKALFQNNVTFNTNEDFRSQFNSDWAGKLLIVVDEVLLNRREDSERLKNLSTTLSYKVEAKGKDRDEIAFFAKFVLCSNNEHLPVIIDAGETRYWVRKIDRLRSDDTDFLQKLKAEIPAFLHFLQHRKLSTEKESRMWFNPTLLHTEALQKIIRGNRNRLEIEMSELLLDIMVAMDVDSVSFCLNDLVVLLVHSQVKAEKHQVRKVVQECWKLTPAPNGLTYTTYQGNYNRSCHYEPIKRVGRFYTVTREQLESL